CGCGCTCTAGCCAGCCTGGTGCGTTGCGGCATCATAGGTCAGCCGCTCGGCACCTGCGCTGGGGGCAAGCGCCCAGAACCATCGCCCGTGCCCGCCTACAACATAGGAGTGCTGCTCCACCAGACGCCAGGGCGCTGGCAGCTCGCTGGGGGCTGGCTCAAGCGCCAGCACGACCAGAACGCCGTTATCGTGCAGTCTGGGGCTGGCGAGGTCAAGCAGTTGCCGCCAAGGCATGAAGGCGCGGCTCAGGATGCAGTCCGCCTTGTAATACTGCCCCTGAAAAAAATGCTCCACCGGCCCTCTGAATACGTGGGTGGAGGGCAACTGAAGGCGGGAAAGTACACTGGAGATGAACAGGGCGCGCTTTTCGCGCACTTCTATCATATAGTATGCGCCGCGCGTCCAGGCCATACGCAGGGGAATGCCCGGCAGACCAGCGCCCGCGCCAAGATCCCAGCACAGGGGAGCTTCGGGCAGATTGAGCTTGTCCAGAAACCCGGCCAGATGAAAGCTGTCCACGGCCAGCCGCGTAAGCATATCCTGCCAGGTGTGCGGGCCGACCAGATTCATGGCCTTGTTCCACTGGCAGAGCATTTCAAGATATTCCGCCAGCGGCTCCAGGGCCGATTGCGGCACTTCCGCGCCCGAGGCCGCCACCAGACGCGCCAATTCTTTTCTGTCAACCGATTGTCGCTGCATGATCCTTTCCTGCGCTTGTTCGCCCGTTGCGGGCCTTTCCGGCTTTTCTGCCGGGTTCACTGTCATATCCCCGCAGACCGGGACTTGCAAGCCCTGCGCCGATAACGTAAAAAAGAGGGCTTGCGCGCAATGCGCACCCTAAACGAACCCAAGGCCGCAAGGCCACGCCAATGCGCGCATGTGCGCGCCACTGGAGGATAAACCCCGCATGACACAAGCCGTTTTGCTCTTTCCCGGCCAGGGCTCGCAAGAGTCGGGCATGGGCCGCGATCTGGCCGAGGCTTCTTCTGACGCCATGAACCTCTGGAAGCAGGCCGAGCGCATCAGTGGCCTGCCCCTGCGCGAAATTTACTGGGAAGGTGATGATGCCGCCATGAGCGACACCCGCGCCCTTCAGCCCGCCCTCACCGTGGTGAACCTGAACCTCTGGAGTGCGGTTGCCGCGCGCGCCAACGTGTGCGGCGCAGCCGGGCACAGCCTTGGCGAGTTCAGCGCCATGGCCGCCGCTGGCGTGCTTTCTGCCGAGAGCGCCCTTGAGCTTACAGCCCTGCGCGGCCGCCTCATGGCCGAGGCCGATCCCGACGGCAAGGGCGGCATGGCCGCGCTGCTCAAGCTGGATCAGCCCGCCATTGAAGAAATTGTGGCCGAAACAGTTGCCCAGTGCGGCGAGCTTTTGCTGGTGGCCAACTACAACACCCCCGGCCAGCTTGTTATCAGCGGGGCCAAGGCAGCCGTGGCCCTGGCCTGCCAGAAGGCCAAGGAACGCAAGGGCCGTGGCCTTGAACTCAAGGTCAGCGGCGCGTTCCACAGCCCCATGATGGCCGAGGCCAACAAGGAGCTTGCCCCCCTGCTGCGCAAGGCCGTGTGGAGCAAACCCAAATTCCCCGTGTACTGCAATGCTCACGGCAAGGCTGTGACAGATGGCGAAAGCGCCCGCGAAAGCCTGCTGGTGCAAATGACATCCTCCGTGCAGTGGATAGACACGGTGCGCAACCAGTATGCCGACGGCGCGCGCCGCTGGCTGGAGCTTGGCCCCAAGGCCGTGCTTGGCAAGATGGTGGCCCCCTGCCTCGCAGGAACCGCCACGGCGGAAGACCTTGCCATTGAGCTCGTTAACAACGCCGAAACAGCGGCGGCCTTTGCAGGATAGATTTTTGCGGAGGATGGCCTTTCATGCGGAAGGCCTTCCCCGCCTTGCCTGAAACTTTTTCTTCATGCGCCCCCGTGCGGCAGTGCCGCAATCGGCCTGCGCATGAACCTGAAACGGGGTTCCCGGCGGCAGTGCCCCGGGCCGCCCGAGGCGTAACGCCGCAACCGTTGCACAATAAAGGACACCAGCACTATGCGCGCCATTGACACCCTGCGCACGGCCCTCAAGGCCATCATTGAAGAAGAAGGCCTTGCCTGGCCCGTCAAAACCGTGATTGAACCGCCCCGCGACCCCAAGCACGGCGATCTTTCCGTCAACTCCGCCATGCTGCTCGCCAAGGAAGCCAAGGCCAACCCCCGCGAGCTCGCGCAAAAATTCGCCCAGAAGCTTGTGGAGCGTTGCCCCGAGGTGTCCCATGCCGAAGCCGCTGGCCCCGGATTCTGCAACGTGACCTTCACGCAGGATTTCTGGCACGGCACCGTGGCCGACATTGAAGCTGCGGGCAAGGAGTACGGCAAGAGCACGGGCGGCGCAGGCAAAAAGGTGCTGCTGGAGTATGTTTCCGCCAATCCCACCGGTCCCCTGCACGTGGGGCACGGGCGCGGCGCGGCCGTGGGCGACAGCCTTGCCCGGCTGCTGCGCGTGGCGGGTTATGACGTTAACACCGAGTATTACATCAACGATGCCGGCCGTCAGATGCGTCTGCTGGGCCTTTCTGTGTGGTTGCGCGCCAAGGAACTGGCCGGAAAGCCCGTCACCTGGCCCGAAGACTACTACAAGGGCGGCTACATCATCGACATCGCCCGCGAAATGCTGGATGCCAACCCCGCCCTCGTGGAACTGCCCGACGCCGAAGGCCAGGACGTGTGCTACGACAAAGCCATGAACGACATTCTGAACGGCATCAAGGACGACCTCAACGAATTCCGCGTGGAGCACCAGCGCTGGTTCTCTGAAAAAACCCTTGTGGAAGGCGGGGCCGTTGCCGCGGCTTTTGACGCGCTGGATTCCGCCGGGTATACGTATGAGAAAGACAATGCCTACTGGTTTGCCACCGAGAATCTGGGCGACGACAAAAACCGTGTGCTGCGCAAGTCGGACGGCAGCCTGACCTACTTTGCCTCCGACATCGCCTACCATCACGACAAGTTTCAGCGCGGCTACGACTGGCTCATTGATATCTGGGGCGCGGATCACCACGGCTACATCCCCCGCATGCGCGCGGCCATCACGGCCATGGGCAAAACGCAGGACAGCTTTGACGTGGTGCTTATCCAGCTCGTGAACCTGCTTCGTGAGGGCCAGCCCGTGAGCATGTCCACCCGCGCGGGTACCTTTGAGACCCTGGCCGATGTCATCAAGGAAGTGGGCGTTGACGCGGCGCGCTTCATGTTTCTTTCGCGCAAGAGCGACAGCCCGCTGGACTTTGACCTCGAGCTTGCCAAGCAGCGCAGCCTCGACAACCCGGTGTACTATGTGCAGTACGCCCACGCGCGCATCTGCGCCGTGCTGCGCCGGGCTGAAGAACGCGGCTTCGTGCTGCCCGCCAAGGCCGATGCGGAGCTGCTGCACGGGCTGGATACGCCCGAAGACATGGCCCTGCTGCGCAAGGCCGCCACGTTTGAAGACATGCTGGCCTCCGCCGCCAAATCGCTTGGCGTCCACCACGTGAGCACCTACCTCACGGAACTGGCCGGGCAGCTGCACAGCTACTATGCCAAACATCAGGTGCTGCTGGCCGATGACGCGCCCCGCACCCTGGCCCGCCTTGCCCTGCTGCGTTCCATTGGTCAGGTGTTGCGCAACGGTCTGGACGTGCTTGGCGTGAGCGCCCCGGAAAGCATGTAACATTTGTATAAACTTGATTTTGAGTGGGATCACTCCTGCGGGGTCACTCCCGCGCAAGCATCCCTGCTGTTTGCATAAACGTCGAATATTCGGCGTGCGACAAATCTGCTCTGTGCCTGTTGCCGTTAAGGCGCGTTATGGACGAGGCCTTGCGTGTGCTCTGCCTGCCCCGGACAAGACGCGCCTTAACGGTCAACCAGGCCTCGCAGCTTGGCGCACGACGGAGGATAATGAATGGCCGCCCCCTTACGTAAACCACGCAAATCCGTTGTTTCCCAGCCTTCGGGCGAGAAACGCCGCTTTGTTATCCGCCTTTCGGGGCCAATGCTTGCACTGCTGGGCGTAATCCTTGCGGTTGCCGTGGGCTGGTCATTTTTCATGGGATTCATGGTCGGACGCGGGCAAAATCCTGAAACGCGCGTGGAGCAGATGACCAGCATGATCTCCAAGGACGCGCCCAAGGCCAAGCCTGCACCGGACGCTCCCGCGCCTGATGCGTCAGCCCCGGCGGCTCAGGGCGAAACCGCCGATGCCCAGAATCCGGCCCCCGGCGCTGAGGAAAATCAGGCTACGCCCGCAGGCGCGCCCCAACCCGGCAAACCGGGGCAGGATCAAAAGGGGCAGAAAGCAGCCGCCCAACCGCCGCAGGGCAAACAGGGGCAGCAATCCCCGCAGGGGGCCTATCCCTTTGCACAGCCTTCGGGCAACAGTCTGGCGGCCTGGGGCATCAAGCCCGGCGCCAACCAGAATGCACAGGACCAGGGCACTCAAGCCAACGCGCAAACGGGCGCGCAGGCCGCAAAGCCCGCCCCTGCCAAGACAGGCCCGCAGTTTGATTATGTCTATCAGGTGGCCGCATTCAAATCTGACGAAGACGCGAACAAACTGCGCACACGCCTGGAAGGCAAGGGCCTGCGCACACGCACCCAGAAAAATGGCAAGCTTGTGCTGGTTATGATCAGCATTCGCGGCACGGAAGACGACGCCTTCAACCTGCGTGAAGACCTGCGCCACATGAGGCTGGGCGTACCCATTCAGGTTTCGCAAAAACCTGTTTCAAACAAACCGCAAAAATCAGGGCGGTGAGGCAAACCATGACCGCAACCGAAACTTTCGGCGATTTTCTGCGCAAGATAGGCCGCCCCTGTCTGAACGGCATAGACGCTCTTGGCAACACGGCCCTGTTCATGCTTGAAGGGCTGGCCCAGATATTTGCCAGCCCCAAGATTTTTCCGCGCACCATGCAGCAGCTCTTTGTCATCGGCTCCAAGTCGCTCTTCCTCATCATGCTGATCGGCGTGTTCTGCGGCATGGTGCTGGGGCTTCAGGGCTACTACACCCTGGTAAAGTTCGGCTCGGTGGGCATGCTTGGCTCTGCCGTGTCGCTGACACTCATTCGCGAGCTTGGGCCGGTGCTCACGGCCATCATGCTCACAGGCCGCGCCGGGTCTTCCATGACGGCAGAAATTGGCGTCATGCGCATCACCGACCAGATCGACGCCCTGGACGTCATGGATATCAATTCCATGGGCTATCTGGTCAGCCCGCGCCTGCTGGCATCGCTCATCGCCTTCCCGCTGCTGACAGCGGTATTTGATGTTATCGGCATCATCGGCGGCTATCTCACGGGCGTGCTCATGCTGGGCATCAACGAGGGCGCGTATTTTTACCGCATCACAAGCTCGGTGACGGCAACGGACGTGAACGGCGGCTTTATCAAGGCCGTGCTCTTTGGCCTGCTTGTGACCACCATCTGCTGCCGCCAGGGCTATTACACCAACAAGAGGCGCGACAGCGTTGGCCCGGAGGCCGTGGGCAACGCCACCACCTCCGCCGTGGTTATTTCCTGCGTGCTGATTCTCGCGGCTGACTACATTGTCACCTCATTTTTGCTGTAACAGACCATGCAGTCTGTAACTGTCATCGGCATCGACCCCGGCTCCCAACGCACGGGCTGGGGCGTGGTGCGCGAAATTTCGGGCGTGCTGCAACTGGTGGACTGCGGCGTTGTGCGCACGGCCTCGGCGGGAAAGGAATTTTCTGACCGCCTCGCCCGCATCTACCATGAGCTTTCAGGGGTTCTGGCCCGCCTCAAGCCGGAAGAAGCCGCCATCGAGCAGGTCTTTACCGCCAAGAACGCGGCTTCGGCCCTCAAGCTTGGTCAGGCGCGGGGTGTTGCCGTGGCCGCCTGTGCGGCGCACGGCCTCACCATCAGCGATTACGAGCCGACCCTTGTCAAAAAATCCCTTGTGGGCACGGGCCGGGCAGAGAAGGAACAGGTGGCCTTTATGGTGCAGCGCCTACTCAATGTCAAAAACGCCAACTGGGCGCTGGATACCTCCGACGCGCTGGCTGTGGCCGTATGCCACCTGACCGTACGCCGCTTTGCCGCTCTGGCGGGCAAGTAGCGCCCGCCGTCCACCCAGTCCGTATCCCAACAGCTTTCCCTACCCGCCTGCTTTTCTGCGCTCACGCGCTGGGGCTTGCCGTCTACGCGGCAGGGTATTCCGCCATATACGGAATCACGGCCTTGCCCAGCCAGTCAATGGCCCGGCCCAGATGCCGCATGTTTTCCAAAGCAAAGGCGTCCTTTGCCGCTTCCCCCTCCGCATGGCCGAAGCCTACGTTCCAGTAGGTTGAACCTGGGACCAGCATCTTGGACATCAAAAACATGTGGTTGATGCTGTCATAGGCGTGGGTTGCTCCGGCACGCCCCGCAGCCACCACTGCTGCGCCGATCTTGCCCTGAAAGAGTCCGCCGTTCACATAGGCCACGTACCCTGCACGGTCCACCAACGCTTTCAGTTCCGCAGACATGTCGGTAAAATAGCAGGGTGTACCCAGGATCATGGCGTCTGCTGCCAGCATTTTTTGCAGCAGTTCGTTGAGTATGTCGTTGTCAAAAACACAGCGTCCGTTTTTCAGCTCTGCACATTTGCCGCAGCCGCGACAGCCCTGAATCTTCTTGCCGCCCAACTGCACACTTTCCACGTCCCAACCTGCCTCGAGCAGAGGCGCAAGCGCTTCATGCAGCAAAAGGGCCGTATTGCCGTTTTTTCTGGGGCTTCCGTTTATGGCCAATACCTTCATGATATTTCTCCTGATTGCCAGATTTGCCCCCATATTATGCTTAATCTGCAAAAGTTGAAGTACTGACAAAAAATTCATATAATGACGCCAACAATAGGTACTGACAAATAGTATAGCTTGAAACAGGAAAGCATATGAATACCCCCGATATTTGCCCGCCCGTGCAGGGCAATTACCGCTGCCACTTTGAACTGACCTTGCAGCTCATTGGCGGCAAGTGGAAGCTGCTGGTTATTTATTTTCTTTCATTGCAGGAAGTTATCCGTTTCAGCCAGTTGCGCCGATCCCTGCCGGAAATCAGCGAGCGCATGCTGGTGCGCCAGTTGCGCGAACTGGAAGAAGACGGCCTTGTGCACCGCAAGGTCTACGGCACTGTGCCGCCACGTGTGGATTATTCGCTCACGCCGCTGGGCGTCTCGCTTGTGCCCATCATGGAATCGCTGAAAACCTGGGGCAGCATGTATGAAAAAAGCCGCAGTCAGACTGAGCCTGACCACGGCGACGCCAAGAGCGCTGGCTCCGAGCTATAAAAAAACGGAGGGCTCAACGAACCCTCCGTCTGCACACGGGCGGCAGCGCCGCCGCATGATCATTCTTTCGCGCTTTATTCGACGATCACGGCCTTCTTGATAATCACGCTTTCCATAGGCACATCGTCGTAGTAGCCCTTTTTGCCGGTCTGCACGGCGGCGATTTTGTCCACCACTTCCTGGCCCTTGATGACCTTGCCAAACACGGCATAGCCCCAGCCCTGCGGCGTCTGGCTCTTGAAGTCGAGGAAGTCGTTATCCTTGGTGTTGATAAAGAACTGCGCAGACGCCGAATGCGGCTCGCTGGTGCGGGCCATGGCAATGGTGTATTTTTTGTTCTTGAGGCCGTTGTCCGCTTCGTTGCGGATGGAGGCACGGGCAGACTTCTGCTTCAGGTCGGGAGTAAAACCGCCGCCCTGGATCATGAAGTTCTTGATAACGCGGTGAAACACCGTGCCGTCATAAAAACCGGATTTGACGTACTGCACAAAGTTGGCCGTGCTGATGGGCGCTTTGCGGGCATCAAGGCGCACCACAATGTCGCCAAGGCTGGTTTCAAGCTTCACAGCCGGATCAGGATCAGCAGCCTGCGCCTGCCCTGCCAGAGCGAGTATGCCACCGAGGCAAAGAGTCAGCGTAACAGCACGAAAAAAAACACGAATTGATTTCATGGATTACTCCTCGCAATATGATGTGCCGGGTCTGCCCCGGCAGGCCGCAAGGTAGCACGCTGCCGTACACGCAGCAAGGGCGGTTGACCAGGCTACATAAGACAGGGCTGCATCAGGCCGGAATGCGCCGAACCAGACTACACCAGGCAGACG
This region of Desulfovibrio sp. genomic DNA includes:
- a CDS encoding RsmG family class I SAM-dependent methyltransferase, producing MQRQSVDRKELARLVAASGAEVPQSALEPLAEYLEMLCQWNKAMNLVGPHTWQDMLTRLAVDSFHLAGFLDKLNLPEAPLCWDLGAGAGLPGIPLRMAWTRGAYYMIEVREKRALFISSVLSRLQLPSTHVFRGPVEHFFQGQYYKADCILSRAFMPWRQLLDLASPRLHDNGVLVVLALEPAPSELPAPWRLVEQHSYVVGGHGRWFWALAPSAGAERLTYDAATHQAG
- a CDS encoding ACP S-malonyltransferase yields the protein MTQAVLLFPGQGSQESGMGRDLAEASSDAMNLWKQAERISGLPLREIYWEGDDAAMSDTRALQPALTVVNLNLWSAVAARANVCGAAGHSLGEFSAMAAAGVLSAESALELTALRGRLMAEADPDGKGGMAALLKLDQPAIEEIVAETVAQCGELLLVANYNTPGQLVISGAKAAVALACQKAKERKGRGLELKVSGAFHSPMMAEANKELAPLLRKAVWSKPKFPVYCNAHGKAVTDGESARESLLVQMTSSVQWIDTVRNQYADGARRWLELGPKAVLGKMVAPCLAGTATAEDLAIELVNNAETAAAFAG
- the argS gene encoding arginine--tRNA ligase, with translation MRAIDTLRTALKAIIEEEGLAWPVKTVIEPPRDPKHGDLSVNSAMLLAKEAKANPRELAQKFAQKLVERCPEVSHAEAAGPGFCNVTFTQDFWHGTVADIEAAGKEYGKSTGGAGKKVLLEYVSANPTGPLHVGHGRGAAVGDSLARLLRVAGYDVNTEYYINDAGRQMRLLGLSVWLRAKELAGKPVTWPEDYYKGGYIIDIAREMLDANPALVELPDAEGQDVCYDKAMNDILNGIKDDLNEFRVEHQRWFSEKTLVEGGAVAAAFDALDSAGYTYEKDNAYWFATENLGDDKNRVLRKSDGSLTYFASDIAYHHDKFQRGYDWLIDIWGADHHGYIPRMRAAITAMGKTQDSFDVVLIQLVNLLREGQPVSMSTRAGTFETLADVIKEVGVDAARFMFLSRKSDSPLDFDLELAKQRSLDNPVYYVQYAHARICAVLRRAEERGFVLPAKADAELLHGLDTPEDMALLRKAATFEDMLASAAKSLGVHHVSTYLTELAGQLHSYYAKHQVLLADDAPRTLARLALLRSIGQVLRNGLDVLGVSAPESM
- a CDS encoding SPOR domain-containing protein is translated as MAAPLRKPRKSVVSQPSGEKRRFVIRLSGPMLALLGVILAVAVGWSFFMGFMVGRGQNPETRVEQMTSMISKDAPKAKPAPDAPAPDASAPAAQGETADAQNPAPGAEENQATPAGAPQPGKPGQDQKGQKAAAQPPQGKQGQQSPQGAYPFAQPSGNSLAAWGIKPGANQNAQDQGTQANAQTGAQAAKPAPAKTGPQFDYVYQVAAFKSDEDANKLRTRLEGKGLRTRTQKNGKLVLVMISIRGTEDDAFNLREDLRHMRLGVPIQVSQKPVSNKPQKSGR
- a CDS encoding ABC transporter permease, encoding MTATETFGDFLRKIGRPCLNGIDALGNTALFMLEGLAQIFASPKIFPRTMQQLFVIGSKSLFLIMLIGVFCGMVLGLQGYYTLVKFGSVGMLGSAVSLTLIRELGPVLTAIMLTGRAGSSMTAEIGVMRITDQIDALDVMDINSMGYLVSPRLLASLIAFPLLTAVFDVIGIIGGYLTGVLMLGINEGAYFYRITSSVTATDVNGGFIKAVLFGLLVTTICCRQGYYTNKRRDSVGPEAVGNATTSAVVISCVLILAADYIVTSFLL
- the ruvC gene encoding crossover junction endodeoxyribonuclease RuvC — protein: MQSVTVIGIDPGSQRTGWGVVREISGVLQLVDCGVVRTASAGKEFSDRLARIYHELSGVLARLKPEEAAIEQVFTAKNAASALKLGQARGVAVAACAAHGLTISDYEPTLVKKSLVGTGRAEKEQVAFMVQRLLNVKNANWALDTSDALAVAVCHLTVRRFAALAGK
- a CDS encoding flavodoxin family protein — encoded protein: MKVLAINGSPRKNGNTALLLHEALAPLLEAGWDVESVQLGGKKIQGCRGCGKCAELKNGRCVFDNDILNELLQKMLAADAMILGTPCYFTDMSAELKALVDRAGYVAYVNGGLFQGKIGAAVVAAGRAGATHAYDSINHMFLMSKMLVPGSTYWNVGFGHAEGEAAKDAFALENMRHLGRAIDWLGKAVIPYMAEYPAA
- a CDS encoding helix-turn-helix domain-containing protein, which gives rise to MNTPDICPPVQGNYRCHFELTLQLIGGKWKLLVIYFLSLQEVIRFSQLRRSLPEISERMLVRQLRELEEDGLVHRKVYGTVPPRVDYSLTPLGVSLVPIMESLKTWGSMYEKSRSQTEPDHGDAKSAGSEL
- a CDS encoding peptidylprolyl isomerase is translated as MKSIRVFFRAVTLTLCLGGILALAGQAQAADPDPAVKLETSLGDIVVRLDARKAPISTANFVQYVKSGFYDGTVFHRVIKNFMIQGGGFTPDLKQKSARASIRNEADNGLKNKKYTIAMARTSEPHSASAQFFINTKDNDFLDFKSQTPQGWGYAVFGKVIKGQEVVDKIAAVQTGKKGYYDDVPMESVIIKKAVIVE